CCCACCGGCCGGTCCGGCGCCGGCGGCGAATGCCCCGATGATCGGCATCGATCGTGCGACTCCGACGACGGCCAGCACCCAGGACAGCGCCCGGAACTCGCCGCGTCCCTGCAGAATGCCCTGACCTGCGGCGATGAGCGCCAGCAGCGGCGCCGAGGCGAGTGCTGCGGCCGTCGTAGCGACGTCGGTGCGCAGCAGCAGCCCGACCAGCGGGGTGGCGACGACGGTGAGTACGACGACCCAGCACGTCGTCACCACACCCAGCGCGCGGAGCCGTCCCTCGTCACCGCCGAGCACGACCTCCCGGGCGATGACGTTCTGCAGCGCCATCGCCGGCACGCCCAGCACGAGCATCGCCGACAGCAGCACCGCGAACTCGCCGTATTCGCTGACGTCGAGGAAGTGCGCACTCGCGACGAGGTGCACCACGTACATGCAGACGTTGGCCACCATCGACCCGATCGCCACCGACCCGACGGCGCCGACCGTGCCCGTCGTCCGACGCGTCTGCTGCATGGACCAAGTGTGCCGATCGCACCGCGGCGGTCTCGCGCGGGGCGGGCACGAGGTAAGCGAGCCGGGTTTTGCACGGGCAGTCGGGCATAGGCAACGATGGGAAGGCTGTTGCCGAGCGCGGGTCCCCCGATCGCGCGTGTCCACCGGACCGAGAGACCGTGATGTACGACGACAACCCCACCTACGACGCCGAGTCGACCGACATCGGTTCGCGCATCGACCCGGTGCTGGCCCGGAGCTGGCTGCTGGTCAACGGCTCCCACTACGCCAAGTTCGAGCCGGCCTCGCGTTCGCGCGCCGACATCGTCGTGCTGGACATCGAGGACGCGGTGGCTCCCAAGGACAAGGTCTCCGCGCGCGACAACGTCGTCCGCTGGCTCGGGCCGAAGGACGGCACCGCCGGTCCCGGCGCCGGAGACTGGGTTCGCGTGAACGGATTCGGCACACCGTGGTGGGCCGATGATCTCGAGGCGCTGTCGCAGACCGCCGTCGGCGGGGTGATGCTGGCGATGGTCGAGTCCGTCGACCACGTCACCGAGACCGCCAAGCGACTGCCCGGCCTGCCGATCGTCGCGCTCGTGGAGACCGCGCGCGGACTGGAACGCATCAGTGAGATCGCAGCCACCAAGGGCACGTTCCGTCTCGCGTTCGGTATCGGGGATTTCCGCCGCGACACCGGCTTCGGCGAGAACCCGCAGACCCTGGCCTATGCCCGTTCGCGTTTCACGATCGCCGCGAAGGCCGCCCACCTGCCCAGCGCCATCGACGGCCCGACGGTCGGTTCCAGCGCGCTCAAGCTCAGTGAGGCGACCGCGGTCAGTGCCGAGTTCGGCATGACCGGCAAGATCTGCCTCACCCCGGGCCAGTGCGCGCAGGTCAACGAAGGACTGTCCCCCTCTCAGGACGAGATCACCTGGGCGCGCGAGTTCTTCGCCGAGTTCGAGCGCGACGGCGGCGAGATCCGCAACGGCTCCGACCTGCCGCGGATCGCGCGGGCGACCAAGATCCTCGACCTGGCGCGGTCGTACGGCATCACCGAGTCCGACTACGACGACGACCCGGTGCACGCCCCCGCACCATCGGACACCCACCACTTCTGATCGGCTCGCCGCGGTGACTCCCCGACGACTGTTGCCGGTTCTGTACGGCACCGGTGTCGCTGCGGCCGCGGTGATCCTGGCGCCGCTGCTGCCCGGCCTGATCGGGGCCGGCGACCGGTACCTGCTGTACCGCGATGCGGTGTCCACGCCGCGCACCCATGTCACGGACACCACGCTCGGGATCGGTGACCTGCCGCCCCGCGCCGTGCCGCAGGACTGGTTCCTCGCGATGGTGAGCACCGTCATCGACGGCGGGATCGTCGTGCTGGCGGTCCTCGCCGCCTCCCTGGTGTGCGCGGGCGTCGGGTACGGACGTCTGGCAGCTCGCCTGGTCCCGGGCGCCGGGCGCACCGGCGCCGCGGCGGCAACGCTCGTCGCGGTGTGGAATCCGTTTGTCGCCGAACGTCTTCTCCAGGGCCACTGGAGCCTGCTGGCGGGTTATGCGGCACTGGGGTGGATTCTCGTCGCGGTTCTGGATCTGCGGGAGCACGCCCGGCTGATTGAGCCGGCACCGAGCGAAGCGAGGAGCCGAGTCACTCCGCTGGTTGAGCCGGCACCGAGCGAAGCGAGGAGCCGAGTCGAAGCCACCCGGCGACCGGACCCCCGAGCAAGCACCGTCCAACTTCTTCAACTGGGCGGACTGTTCGCGGTCGCAGGCTTGACCCCCACCGGTTCTGTCCTCGCCGTAATCACTCTGGCGACGGCGCTCGTGGCCCGTCCGATCGGTCTGCGACCCACGATGGCCGTCGTTGCGCTCTGGCTCCTCAGCACGCTGCCCTGGTTGCTGACGTCGGTGATCACCGACGCCCCGACCACATCGGCGGCCGCCGGGGTGGAGGCATTCGGTCTGCGGTCCGAGCCGTGGCTCGGACCCGTGGGTACGGCTCTGTCACTGGGCGGGATCTGGAACGCCGATGCGGTGCCGGCGAGCCGGACCATCGGGTGGGCCGCGGTGGCCACCCTCGGCCTGCTCCTCGTCGTCGCGGTCGGCGCCGGTCACCTGTGGCGGCGTCGCGCGGAGTCGGACCCGCTGGTGCGCGCCATCGCCATCCTCGCGGCGGTGACCGCGTTCTTGTTGGTGCTGAGCACTTTCGGACCGGTCCGCACCGGCCTGGGGTTCGTCGTCGAGCACGTCGGTGGCGGCGGACTCCTGCGCGATACGCAGAAGTTCGCCGCACTTCTCGTCCCGGCGGT
The genomic region above belongs to Gordonia hongkongensis and contains:
- a CDS encoding HpcH/HpaI aldolase/citrate lyase family protein, encoding MYDDNPTYDAESTDIGSRIDPVLARSWLLVNGSHYAKFEPASRSRADIVVLDIEDAVAPKDKVSARDNVVRWLGPKDGTAGPGAGDWVRVNGFGTPWWADDLEALSQTAVGGVMLAMVESVDHVTETAKRLPGLPIVALVETARGLERISEIAATKGTFRLAFGIGDFRRDTGFGENPQTLAYARSRFTIAAKAAHLPSAIDGPTVGSSALKLSEATAVSAEFGMTGKICLTPGQCAQVNEGLSPSQDEITWAREFFAEFERDGGEIRNGSDLPRIARATKILDLARSYGITESDYDDDPVHAPAPSDTHHF